The DNA sequence CTTCAGGTACTCGCGCACCTGAAGGTCTTCGGCCAGCATCTTGGCGAAGTTGCGGTTGTTTGCATACCAGCGCGACGCCCAGGCACGCGTGACGGGCAGCCGGAAGCCGGTCGGATGAATTTTCTGTCCCATATTCTTCCTGTCTGCCTATCAGTTGCCGACGGTCACGTAGATGTGGCAGGTGGGCTTGCTGATGCGGTTGCCGCGGCCCTTGGCGCGCGCGGTGAAGCGCTTCAGCGTGGTGCCCTGCTCCACGTAGATGGTCTTGACCTTCAGTTCGTCGATGTCGGCGCCGTCGTTGTGCTCGGCATTGGCGATGGCGGACTCCAGCACCTTCTTGATGATCACGGCAGCTTTCTTCTGCGTGAACGCCAGGATGTTGAGTGCCTGGTCCACCTTCTTGCCGCGGATCAGGTCGGCCACCAGCCGACCCTTGTCGACCGACAGGCGCACGCCGCGAAGACTTGCACGGGTTTCCATGGCGACTCCTTACTTCTTGGCTTTCTTGTCTGCGGGGTGACCCTTGAAGGTGCGGGTCAGCGCAAACTCGCCCAGCTTGTGGCCGACCATCTGGTCGGTCACGTACACGGGCACGTGCTGCCGGCCGTTGTGCACGGCAATCGTCAGGCCGATGAACTCGGGCAGGATCGTCGAACGGCGCGACCAAGTCTTGATCGGCTTCTTGTCCTTGCTGGCCGCAGCGGCTTCGACCTTGGCCATGAGGTGGTGGTCCACGAAAGGACCTTTTTTCAATGAACGAGCCATGACCTACCTCTTACTTCTTGCGGCGCGAGACGATCATCGCCTGCGTGCGCTTGTTGTTGCGGGTGCGGTAGCCCTTGGTCAGCGTGTTCCACGGCGACACCGGGGCCTGAGCCTCACCGGTACGGCCTTCACCACCACCGTGCGGGTGGTCGATCGGGTTCATCGCCACGCCACGCACCGTCGGGCGGATGCCGCGCCAGCGGATCGCACCGGCCTTGCCGTACTGGCGCAGGCTGTGCTCCTCGTTCGAGACCTCGCCGATCGTGGCGCGGCACTCGATGTGGATGCGGCGCACTTCACCGGAACGCAGGCGGACCTGGGCGTACGCGCCTTCGCGGGCCATCAGCACGGCGGACGCGCCGGCCGAACGGGCCAGCTGGGCACCCTTGCCCGGCAGCAGCTCGATGCAGTGGATGGTCGAGCCGACCGGGATGTTGCGGATCGGCAGCGTGTTGCCGGCCTTGATCGGGGCTTCCGAGCCGGACAGCACCGTCGCGCCGACCTCCAGGCCGCGCGGGGCGATGATGTAGCGACGCTCGCCGTCGGCGTAGCACACCAGCGCGATGTGCGCGGTACGGTTCGGGTCGTACTCGATGCGCTCCACCTTCGCGGGGATGCCGTCCTTGTTGCGGCGGAAGTCGATCACCCGATAGTGATGCTTGTGGCCACCACCCTTGTGACGGGTCGTGATGTGGCCGTTGTTGTTGCGGCCAGCATTCTGCTTCTGGGGCTCGAGCAGCGACTTCTCGGGCCGGCCCTTGTACAGGTGCTTGTGCACCACCTTGACCACGGCACGGCGGCCGGGCGACGTGGGCTTGAGTTTGACGACGGCCATTACGCAGCCTCCCCGGAGAAGTTGAGCTCCTGGCCTTCCTTCAGGGACACATAGGCCTTCTTCACGTGATCGCGACGGCCGATGGTGCGGCCAAAGCGCTTGACCTTGCCCTTCTGGTTGACCACCTGCACGGATTCCACCTCGACCTTGAACATCAGTTCGACGGCCGCCTTGATCTCAGGCTTGGTGGCGTCCCGCAGGACCTTGAACAGCACCTGGTTGTGCTTCTCGGCGACCGACGTGGCCTTCTCGGACACGATCGGGGCGACCAGCACCTGCATCAGGCGACCTTCATCGAATTTCTGAGCGCTCATGCCAGCATCTCCTTGAGCTGCTCGATCGCAGCCTTCGTCACGAGCACCTTCTTGTAGTGCACGAGCGACAGCGGATCGGCGTAGCGCGGCTCGACGACGAGCACGTTGGCCAGGTTGCGGGAAGCCAGGTACAGGTTCTCGTCGACCTCGTCGGCAATCACCAGCACGGAATCCAGGCCCATGGCCTTGAACTTCTGGGCCAGCAGCTTGGTCTTGGGCGACTCGACCTTCAGGGAGTCCACCACGGCCAGGCGGCCTTCGCGGGCCAGCTGCGAGAAGATGGCGGCCATACCGGCACGGTACATCTTCTTGTTGACCTTCTGGGTGAAGTTCTCGTTCGGGCTGTTCGGGAAGATGCGACCGCCCCCACGCCACAGCGGCGACGAGGTCATGCCGGCGCGAGCGCGGCCGGTGCCCTTCTGGCGCCACGGCTTCTTGGTGGAGTGCTTGACGGTGGCGCGGTCCTTCTGGGCACGGGTGCCCTGGCGCGCGTTGGCCTGGTAGGCCACCACGATCTGGTGCACCAGCGCTTCGTTGTAGTCACGGCCGAACACGGTGTCGGGCGCCTCAACCTTGGCGGCGGGCTGGCCCTGTTCGTTCAGGAGCTCGAGTTGCATCACTGGGCTCCTTTCTTGGCCTTGACCTTGACGGCGGGACGGACGACGACATGACCGCCCTTGGCACCCGGCACCGCGCCCTTGACCAGCAGCAGCTGGCGGGCCTCGTCGATGCGGACGATGTCGAGGTTCTGAATGCTCACGGTTTCATCACCCAGGTGGCCGGACATCTTCTTGCCCGGGAACACGCGGCCCGGGTCCTGCGCCATCGAGATCGAGCCGGGCACGTTGTGCGAACGGCTGTTACCGTGGGAGGCGCGCTGCGAGCCGAAGTTGTGACGCTTGATGGTGCCGGCAAAGCCCTTGCCGATCGAGGTGCCCTGCACGTCGACCTTCTGGCCCACCGAGAAGAGCGTGACGGGGAGCTGGGCGCCGGGCTTGTACTCGGCGGCCACTTCGGCCGGCACGCGGAATTCCTTGAGGACTTCGCCCGCCTCCACGCCCGCCTTGGCGTAGTGGCCAGCTTCCGGCTTGTTGACACGGCTTGCCTTGCGCACGCCGAATGCCACCTGCAGGGCGCAGTAGCCGTCGGTCTCGACGGTCTTGACCTGGGTCACGCGGTTGTTCGACACGTCCAGCACCGTCACAGGCACGGCGTCGCCGTCGTCCGTGAAGATGCGCATCATGCCCACCTTGCGGCCCAGCAATCCGAGACGATTGCTAAGACTCATTGTTTTCTCCAATGCCCGACAACGATTGGCCGGGCTGACTGTTTCTGCGGCGCGCCGAAGGCCCGCCACCTGGAAACCACAAAGGCCCACCGAGGTGGGCGCTTCGCGGAAAAGCGAAGGATTGTAGCACCTGCGGCCACCGCCGCAATGCGAACAACCCTTTGCCTTGCTAGGTCAGCCGCTTACTGCAGCTTGATCTCGACGTCGACGCCGGCCGGCAGGTCCAGCTTCATCAGCGCGTCGACCGTCTTGTCGGTCGGGTCGACGATGTCCATCAGGCGCTGGTGCGTGCGGATCTCGAACTGGTCGCGCGAGGTCTTGTTCACGTGCGGCGAACGCAGGATGTCGAAGCGCTGCAGACGGGTCGGCAGCGGCACGGGACCCTTGACGATCGCGCCAGTGCGCTTGGCGGTATCCACGATCTCGAGCGCCGACTGGTCGATCAGCTTGTAGTCGAACGCCTTGAGACGGATACGGATCTTTTGCTTTTGCATGACGATGTCCTAAAGAGCGAGGCCGCCGAAGCGGCGATGTTTGAGGCTGCACGCGGGAGGAGGGCTCCTCCCGCGCCAAGTCACGCAAACGGCTTACTCGATGATCTTGGCCACGACGCCGGCGCCGACGGTGCGGCCGCCTTCACGGATGGCAAAGCGCAGGCCTTCTTCCATGGCGATCGGCGCGATCAGCTTGACCGTGATGGTCACGTTGTCGCCCGGCATCACCATCTCCTTGTCCTTGGGCAGCTCCACCGCGCCGGTCACGTCCGTCGTGCGGAAGTAGAACTGCGGACGGTAGTTGTTGAAGAACGGCGTGTGACGGCCGCCTTCTTCCTTGCTCAGCACGTACACCTCGGCCGTGAAGTGCGTGTGCGGCGTGATCGTGCCCGGCTTGGCCAGCACCTGGCCGCGCTCGACTTCCTCGCGCTTGGTACCACGCAGCAGGATACCCACGTTGTCGCCCGCCTGGCCCTGGTCCAGCAGCTTGCGGAACATCTCCACGCCCGTGCAGGTGGTCTTCTGCGTGGCACGCAGGCCCACGATCTCGATTTCGTCGCCCACCTTGATCACGCCGCGCTCCACGCGCCCGGTCACCACCGTGCCGCGACCCGAGATCGAGAACACGTCTTCCACCGGCATCAGGAACGTGCCGTCCACCGCGCGCTCGGGCGTCGGGATGTACGTGTCCAGCGCCTCGGCCAGCTTCATGATGGCCTGCTCGCCCAGCTCGCCCTTGTCGCCTTCCAGCGCCAGCTTCGCCGAACCCTTGATGATCGGCGTGTCGTCGCCCGGGAAGTCGTACTTGCTCAGCAGCTCGCGCACTTCCATTTCCACCAGCTCGAGCAGCTCGGCGTCGTCCACCATGTCGCACTTGTTCAGGAACACGATGATGTACGGCACACCGACCTGACGCGCCAGCAGGATGTGCTCACGCGTTTGCGGCATCGGGCCGTCGGCCGCCGACACCACCAGGATCGCACCGTCCATCTGCGCCGCACCCGTGATCATGTTCTTCACGTAGTCGGCGTGCCCCGGGCAGTCCACGTGGGCATAGTGGCGGCTCGCCGTCTCGTACTCCACGTGCGCCGTGTTGATCGTGATGCCGCGCGCCTTCTCCTCCGGCGCCGCGTCAATCTGGTCGTAACCCTTGGCCTCGCCGCCGAACTTCGTCGACAGCACCGTCGTGATCGCCGCCGTCAGCGTCGTCTTGCCATGGTCCACGTGACCAATCGTGCCCACGTTCACGTGCGGCTTGGTCCGCTCAAACTTGCCTTTTGCCATTTCTGCTCTCCAGGGAAAGAACGGTAGCCCGTGTCTGTTTTACGTCTCCAGCCCTGACCTGCCACGGGCAGCCGGCCAACCGCAAGGCGGCGCCGAAGACAAAACGAAAACCCCGCGGAGGGCAGCGGCCCCGTTCCGGGCCCGCTGCCGCCGCAGGGACAACCAATTACTTGCTGTTGCGCGCGGTGATGATCGCGTCGGCGACGTTCTTCGGAGCCTCGGCGTAGTGCTTGAACTCCATCGTGTACGTCGCACGGCCTTGGGACATCGAACGCAGCGCGGTGGCGTAGCCGAACATCTCGGACAGCGGCACCTCGGCGCGGATCGTCTTGCCGCCGCCGGGCAGGTCGTCCATGCCCTGCACCATGCCGCGACGGGACGACAGGTCGCCCATCACGTTGCCAGCGTACTCTTCCGGCGTCTCCACTTCAACGGCCATCATCGGCTCGAGGATCACCGGGTTGGCACGCTTGCAGGCTTCCTTGAAGGCGATCGAGGCCGCCATCTTGAACGCCTGTTCGGACGAGTCCACTTCGTGGTACGAACCGAAGGTCAGCGTGACCTTGACGTCGACCACCGGGTAGCCGGCCAGCACGCCGTTCGGCAGGGTTTCTTCCACACCCTTCTGGACCGCCGGGATGTACTCGCGCGGCACCACGCCACCCTTGATCGCGTCGACGAACTCGAAGCCCTTGCCCGGCTCGTTCGGCTCGACCGTGAACACGACGTGGCCGTACTGGCCCTTGCCGCCCGACTGGCGCACGAACTTGCCTTCGACGTCCATGGCGGTCTTGCGAATGGTTTCGCGGTAGGCCACCTGCGGCTTGCCGACGTTGGCGTCCACGCCGAACTCGCGCTTCATGCGGTCGACGATGATCTCCAGGTGCAGCTCGCCCATGCCGGCGATGATGGTCTGGCCCGATTCCTCGTCGGTGTAGACGCGGAACGAGGGGTCTTCCGAGGCCAGGCGCGACAGGGCCACGCCCATCTTCTCCTGGTCAGCCTTGGTCTTGGGCTCGACGGCCTGGCGGATCACCGGCTCGGGGAACTCCATCTTCTCGAGCGTGATGACCGCATCGGGGTCGCACAGCGTCTCGCCGGTGGTCACGTCCTTCAGGCCCACGCAGGCAGCGATGTCGCCGGCCAGGATCTCCTTGATTTCCTCACGCTGGTTGGCGTGCATCTGCAGGATACGGCCGATGCGCTCCTTCTTGCCCTTGATCGGGTTGTAGACGGTGTCGCCGGACTTCAGCACGCCGGAGTACACGCGCACGAAGGTCAGCTGGCCGACGTACGGGTCGGTCATCAGCTTGAATGCCAGCGCGGAGAACTTCTCGTTGTCGTCCGCCTTGCGGGTGACTTCGTTGTCGTTCTCGTCGGTACCGGCCACCGGAGGGATGTCCACCGGCGAGGGCAGGAAGTCGATCACCGCGTCCAGCATGCGCTGCACGCCCTTGTTCTTGAAGGCGGTGCCGCACAGCATCGGCTGGATCTCGGTCGCGATGGTCCGCATGCGCAGACCCTTCTTGATCTCTTCCTCGGTCAGCTCGCCGGTCTCGAGGTACTTGTTCATCAGTTCCTCGGACGCCTCGGCGGCGGCCTCGACCATGTTCTCGCGCCACTTCTTGGCGTCCTCGACCATGTCGGCCGGGATGTCGTGGTACTCGAACTTCATCCCCTGGGACGCGTCGTCCCAGATGATGGCCTTCATCTTGAGCAGGTCGACCACGCCCTTGAAGTTGTCCTCGGCACCGATCGGCAGCACGATGGGCACGGGGTTGGCCTTCAGGCGCGTCTTCATCTGATCGTAGACCTTGAAGAAGTTCGCGCCGGTGCGGTCCATCTTGTTGACGAACGCCAGGCGGGGCACCTTGTACTTGTTGGCCTGGCGCCAGACGGTCTCGGACTGGGGCTGCACGCCACCCACGGCGCAGTACACCATGCAGGCACCGTCGAGCACGCGCATCGAGCGCTCCACCTCGATGGTGAAGTCCACGTGCCCCGGGGTGTCGATGATGTTGAAGCGGTGCTCCGGATAGGACAGGTCCATGCCCTTCCAGAAGCAGGTGGTCGCAGCGGAGGTGATGGTGATGCCCCGCTCCTGCTCCTGCTCCATCCAGTCCATCGTGGCGGCACCGTCGTGCACTTCGCCAAGCTTGTGGCTCACACCGGTGTAGAACAGGATGCGCTCGGTGGTGGTCGTCTTACCGGCATCGATGTGAGCGGAAATACCAATGTTGCGGTAACGCTCAATCGGGGTCTTGCGGGACATGATGTCACTCCAAAAACAAGGCCGCCCCGCTCGTCTCGTGGACCGGAGGGGGCAGCCGCAGGACTAGTTGACAGGGCTTCAGAAGCGGAAGTGGGAGAAGGCCTTGTTGGCCTCGGCCATGCGGTGCACTTCGTCGCGCTTCTTCATGGCGCCGCCACGACCCTCGGCCGCCTCGAGCAGCTCGTTGGCCAGGCGCTGGGCCATGGACTTCTCACCGCGCTTGCGAGCCGCCTCCTTCAGCCAGCGCATGGCCAGCGCCACGCGGCGGACGGGACGAACTTCCACGGGAACTTGGTAGTTCGCACCACCCACGCGGCGGGACTTCACTTCGACCAGCGGCTTCACGTTGTTCAGGGCGGTCATGAAGACTTCCAGCGGATCCTTCCCGGACTTCTTCTCGACCTGATCCAGCGCGCCATAGATGATGCGCTCGGCCACGGCCTTCTTGCCGGACTCCATGATCACGTTCATGAACTTGGACAGATCGACGTTGCCGTACTTGGGATCCGGCAGGACTTCTCGCTTCGGTACTTCGCGACGACGAGGCATGATTCACCTTCCTTCTGCTTCAGTTGGCGCGGGCTTCCTGCCCACACCGCGGGCGCCATCCAGGCCACCCACTTACTCGGCCTGCCCGCAGGCGGCCGTCACATTCTTCTGCGGCCCGCACGCGGCGCGTGCCGACCACCACGACTGGTTGCCTTAGGCCTTCTTGGGCCGCTTCGCACCGTACTTGGAGCGGGCCTGCTTGCGATCCTTCACGCCTTGCAGGTCCAGCGAACCGCGGACGATGTGGTAGCGCACGCCCGGCAGGTCCTTCACCCGGCCGCCGCGCACGAGCACGACGCTGTGCTCCTGCAGGTTGTGGCCTTCACCGCCGATGTACGAGATGACCTCGAAACCGTTGGTCAGGCGCACCTTGGCGACCTTACGCAGGGCGGAGTTCGGCTTCTTGGGGGTGGTCGTGTACACGCGGGTGCACACGCCGCGGCGCTGCGGGCAATTCTCCATTGCCGGCGACTTGGACTTCGTGACCTCGGCCTTGCGACCATGGCGCACGAGCTGGTTGATGGTTGGCATGTAACTTGTTCCCGTTTGAAGTTACTTGGATACGAAACTTTCCCGGAAGATGCCGAGCACTCTGCACCCAAAAGCGCAAGCCCGAAGCCGCAAGCATGGAACCTGGCCCGGTCGCCGATCCCGGCGTCCGAGGCGGTTCTTGCGGTGAGCCGCCCAGCAAAGAGCGCAGCAAAATCTGCCGAAAAGCCCTCGATTATATTCAGCGGTCTGTGCCGCCGCAAGCAAGTGCGGCGCAACGACCCTGCAGCCTCCGTGAGTACCGCCGCTTGAACGCCCTGCCGTCCACCGCCCCGCTGATTGTCCTCGACACCAATGTCCTGCTCGACTGGCTGGTGTTTCTCGACCCCCAGGTGCGCCCCGTGGTCCAGGCGGTGCAGTCCGGGCAGGTCACCTGGCTCGCCACCCGCTCCATGCAGGAAGAGATGGAGCGAGCGCTCACATATCAATGGATCTCCGCCCGCTCGCCCGACCTGTCCGCGATTCGGCAGGCCTGGGCGGCACACGCGCGGTTCGTGGACGGCGAGGCCGGGCGCGCGCCGATCCGCTGCAAGGACCCGGACGACCAGAAGTTCATCGACCTGGCGGTGGCCGCCGGCGCCCGCTGGCTGCTGAGCAAGGACCGCGAGCTGCTCAAGCTCGCCCGGCGCGCGGCACGCCTGGGCGTCGTCGTGCAAAGGCCACAGGAGTGGCAGCCGGCGTCAGCCCTGCCGCTGGAGCTGGCGTAGCAGCAGGCGCGCCGACGCGAGGTTGGTGGCGCAGGGGATGTCGTGCACGTCGCAAGCGCGCACCAGGGCGTTGATGTCCGGCTCGTGCGGCTGGGGCGTCATCGGGTCGCGCAGGAAGATCACCGCGTCGACCCCGCCTTCGGCCAGCCGGGCGCCGATCTGCAGGTCGCCGCCCAGGGGCCCGCTCATCAGCGCCTCGACCGGCAGGCCGGCCTCGCGCTGCAGGCGGCTGCCGGTGGTGCCGGTCGCGCACAGCCGGCAGCCCGCGAGGAAGTCGCGGAACTCGCGGGCCAAGGCGACCATGTCGTCCTTCTTGCGGTCATGGGCGATCAGGGCGATGCGAGGCGGCGTCATGGCAGGTCGGGCAACGGGTTGCGGCGAACCGGCCGATGATAGGCCGGCGCGGTGACCCGCGGGTTACGGGTTCCCGCCCGCCCCCCGCCCGCGGCGCGGGATCCGGCACCGGCCCCGCACGGGCAAAAGAAAAGGCGGCCGAAGCCGCCTTCCCGGTCAGGGCTGCAGGAGGCAGCCGCCGGATCACTCGCCCGCAGGCGGGTTGGACTCGTCGTCGCTGTCGGCCTGGGCCAGCTGCAGGGCCGCCATTTCCTCGGCTTCCTGCATCGCGATGGCACGGCGCTCCTGCTCGTCCATTTCCTCCTTGGCCTTGCGGGCCTGGTGGTAGGCGAGACCGGTACCGGCCGGGATCAGGCGCCCCACGATGACGTTCTCCTTCAGGCCGCGCAGCTCGTCGCGCTTGCCCATGATGGCCGCCTCGGTGAGCACCCGGGTCGTCTCCTGGAAGGACGCGGCCGAGATGAACGAGTCGGTCGACAGCGAGGCCTTGGTGATGCCCAGCAGCACGTCGGAGTAGGTCGCGGGCACCTTGCCCTCGGCACGCAGCTTGTCGTTGGTGTCGAAGAGCTCGGAGCGCTCGACCTGCTCGCCGGCGATGTAGTGGCTGTCGCCCGGGTTGACGATCTGCACGCGACGCAGCATCTGGCGAACGATCACCTCGATGTGCTTGTCGTTGATCTTCACGCCCTGCAGGCGGTAGACGTCCTGCACCTCGTCGACGATGTAGCGGGCCAGTTCCTCGATGCCCAGCAGGCGCAGGATGTCCTGCGGATCGGCCGGACCGTCGACGATCAGCTCGCCCTTGTTCACCACCTGGCCCTCGTGCACCAGGATGTTCTTTTCCTTCGGCACGAGTTCTTCCCAGACCTTGCCGTCCGGGTCGGTGATTTGCAGGCGCACCTTGCCCTTGGTCTCCTTGCCGAACGACACCGTGCCGGTGACTTCCGCCAGGATGCCCTTGTCCTTCGGCGAACGGGCTTCGAACAGCTCCGCCACGCGCGGCAGACCGCCCGTGATGTCGCGGGTCTTCTGGCCTTCGACCGGGATGCGGGCCAGCACCTCGCCCGGGGCCAGCTCCTGGCCGTCGCGCACCTGGATCAGGGCGCCGACCGGGAAACCGATGGTCACCGAGTGGTCGGTGCCGGGGATCTTGACCTCGTTGCCCTGCGCGTCGACCAGCTTGACCTGCGGACGCACCACCTTGGCGGCACCGCGGCGCTTCGGGTCGATGACCACCAGCGTCGACAGGCCGGTGACCTCGTCGACCTGCTTGGCCACGGTCACGCCTTCCTCGACGTTCTCGAACTTCGCGCGGCCGGCGAATTCCGTGATGATCGGGCGGGTCAGCGGGTCCCAGTTGGCCAGGATGGTGCCGGCCTTGACCTGCTGGTCGGCCTTGACGTTCAGCGTCGCACCGTACGGCACCTTGTGGCGCTCGCGCTCGCGGCCGTGCGGGTCGGAGATGATGATCTCGCCGGAGCGGGCAATCACCACCAGCTCGCCCTTGCCGTTGGTCACGTAGCGCATCGTGGCGTTGAAGCCGATGATGCCGTCGGACTTGGCCTCGACGCTCGAGGCCACCGCCGCACGCGTGGCCGCGCCGCCGATGTGGAAGGTCCGCATCGTCAGCTGCGTGCCCGGCTCGCCGATCGACTGGGCGGCGATCACGCCCACCGCCTCGCCGACGTTGACCAGGCCGCCGCGGCCCAGGTCACGGCCGTAGCACTTGGCGCACAGGCCGAAGCGCGTGTTGCAGGTCAGCGGCGTGCGCACCTTGACCTCGTCGACGCCGGCCTGCTCGATCAGGTCCAGCGCATCCTCGTCCAGCATGGTGCCGGCCGGGATGATGACTTCCTGCGTCTCGGGGTGCAGCACCTCGGTGGCGGCCACGCGGCCCAGGATGCGGTCGCGCAGCGATTCGATGACTTCACCGCCCTCGACCAGCGCGCGCATCGCGAAGCCGTGTTCGGTGCCGCAATCCTCCTCGGTGACGACCAGGTCCTGCGTCACGTCGACCAGGCGGCGCGTCAGGTAACCCGAGTTCGCCGTCTTCAGCGCCGTGTCGGCCAGGCCCTTGCGGGCGCCGTGCGTGGAGTTGAAGTACTGCAGCACGTTCAGGCCTTCGCGGAAGTTCGCCGTGATCGGCGTCTCGATGATCGAGCCGTCCGGCTTGGCCATCAGGCCGCGCATGCCGGCCAGCTGGCGGATCTGCGCCGCGCTACCACGGGCGCCGGAGTCGGCCATCATGTAGATGGAGTTGAACGACTCCTGCTCGACTTCCTTGCCGTGGCGGTCGACGACCTTCTCCTTGGCGAGCTGGGCCATCATGACCTTGCCCACCTCGTCACTGGTCTTGCCCCAGATGTCGACGACCTTGTTGTAGCGCTCGCCGGCGGTCACGAGACCCGAGACGTACTGCTGCTGGATCTCCTTGACCTCCTGCTCGGCGCGCTCGATCAGGACCTGCTTCTCCCTCGGCACCAGCATGTCGTCGATGGCGATCGAGATGCCGGCGCGGGTGGCCAGGCGGAAGCCCGACTGCAGCAGCTTGTCGGCGAACACCACCGTTTCCTTCAGGCCGCAACGGCGGAAGGAGGCGTTGATCAGCTTGGAGATCTCCTTCTTCTTCAGCGCCTTGTTGATCAGCGCGAAGGGCAGCCCCTTGGGCAGGATCTCCGACAGCAGCGCCCGGCCGGCGGTGGTCTCGACCAGCTTGGTCTCGGGGATGAACTGGCCGGTGGCCTTGTCCTTGGCGTACTCGGTCAGGCGCACGCTGATCTTGGCGGTCAGCTCGACCACTCCGTTGTCCAGCGCACGCTGCACCTCGGCCACGTCGGCAAAGACCATGCCTTCACCCTTGCCGTTGATGCGCTCGCGGGTGGCGTAGTACAGGCCCAGCACCACGTCCTGCGACGGCACGATGGAGGGCTCGCCGTTGGCCGGGAACAGCACGTTGTTGGAGGCCAGCATCAGCGCGCGGGCTTCCATCTGGGCCTCGAGCGACAGCGGCACGTGGACGGCCATCTGGTCGCCGTCGAAGTCGGCGTTGAACGCCGCGCACACCAGCGGGTGCAGCTGGATGGCCTTGCCTTCGATCAGCACCGGCTCGAACGCCTGGATGCCCAGGCGGTGCAGCGTCGGGGCGCGGTTCAGCAGGACGGGGTGCTCCTTGATCACCTCTTCCAGGATGTCCCACACCACCGGCGTCTGGGCCTCGACTTCCTTCTTGGCCGCCTTGATCGTGGTGGCGATGCCCATCTGCTCGAGCTTCGAGAAGATGAACGGCTTGAACAGCTCCAGCGCCATCAGCTTGGGCAGGCCGCACTGGTGCAGCTTGAGCGTCGGGCCCACCGTGATGACCGAACGGCCCGAGTAGTCGACGCGCTTGCCCAGCAGGTTCTGGCGGAAGCGGCCGCTCTTGCCCTTGATCATGTCGGCCAGCGACTTCAGCGCACGCTTGTTGGCACCGGTCATCGCCTTGCCGCGACGGCCGTTGTCCAGCAGCGAGTCCACCGCCTCCTGCAGCATGCGCTTCTCGTTGCGCACGATGATCTCGGGCGCCTTCAGCTCGAGCAGCCGCGCCAGGCGGTTGTTGCGGTTGATGACGCGGCGGTACAGGTCGTTGAGGTCGGAGGTCGCGAAGCGGCCACCGTCCAGCGGGACCAGCGGGCGCAGGTCCGGCGGCAGCACCGGCAGCACCTCCATGATCATCCACTGCGGCTTGATGCCCGACTTCTTGAAGGCTTCCAGCACCTTCAGACGCTTGGAGTTCTTCTTGATCTTCAGCTCGGAGCCGGTCATGTCGTTGCGGAGCTTCTCGATCTCCGCATCGATGTCCATGTCCTCCAGCAGCTTCTTGATGCCTTCGGCGCCCATCATCGCGACGAACTCGTCGCCGTACTCGGCACGCTTGGACTCGTAGTCGTCCTCGGACATGATCGAGTACTTCTTCAGCGGCGTCATGCCGGGGTCGACCACGACATAGGCCTCGAAGTACAGCACGCGCTCGATGTCGCGCAGCGTCATGTCGAGCACCAGGCCCAGGCGCGACGGCAGCGACTTCAGGAACCAGATGTGCGCGCACGGCGCGGCCAGCTCGATGTGGCCCATGCGCTCACGGCGCACCTTGGTCTGGGTGACCTCGACGCCGCACTTCTCGCAGATCACGCCGCGGTGCTTCAGGCGCTTGTACTTGCCGCACAGGCACTCGTAGTCCTTGATCGGGCCGAAGATCTTGGCGCAGAACAGGCCATCGCGCTCCGGCTTGAACGTGCGGTAGTTGATCGTCTCGGGCTTCTTCACTTCACCGAACGACCACGAGCGGATCTTCTCGGGCGAAGCCAGCCCGATGCGGATCGCATCGAAGTGCTCATCCGGCGTGAACTGCTTGAAAAGGTCCAGCAAGCCTTTCATGCATCTGCTCCTTAGTTGCGCTCGAGCTCGATATCGATACCGAGGGAGCGGATTTCCTTGACCAGCACGTTGAAGGACTCCG is a window from the Caldimonas thermodepolymerans genome containing:
- the rplV gene encoding 50S ribosomal protein L22, with product METRASLRGVRLSVDKGRLVADLIRGKKVDQALNILAFTQKKAAVIIKKVLESAIANAEHNDGADIDELKVKTIYVEQGTTLKRFTARAKGRGNRISKPTCHIYVTVGN
- the rpsS gene encoding 30S ribosomal protein S19, producing the protein MARSLKKGPFVDHHLMAKVEAAAASKDKKPIKTWSRRSTILPEFIGLTIAVHNGRQHVPVYVTDQMVGHKLGEFALTRTFKGHPADKKAKK
- the rplB gene encoding 50S ribosomal protein L2; the protein is MAVVKLKPTSPGRRAVVKVVHKHLYKGRPEKSLLEPQKQNAGRNNNGHITTRHKGGGHKHHYRVIDFRRNKDGIPAKVERIEYDPNRTAHIALVCYADGERRYIIAPRGLEVGATVLSGSEAPIKAGNTLPIRNIPVGSTIHCIELLPGKGAQLARSAGASAVLMAREGAYAQVRLRSGEVRRIHIECRATIGEVSNEEHSLRQYGKAGAIRWRGIRPTVRGVAMNPIDHPHGGGEGRTGEAQAPVSPWNTLTKGYRTRNNKRTQAMIVSRRKK
- the rplW gene encoding 50S ribosomal protein L23, producing MSAQKFDEGRLMQVLVAPIVSEKATSVAEKHNQVLFKVLRDATKPEIKAAVELMFKVEVESVQVVNQKGKVKRFGRTIGRRDHVKKAYVSLKEGQELNFSGEAA
- the rplD gene encoding 50S ribosomal protein L4, whose protein sequence is MQLELLNEQGQPAAKVEAPDTVFGRDYNEALVHQIVVAYQANARQGTRAQKDRATVKHSTKKPWRQKGTGRARAGMTSSPLWRGGGRIFPNSPNENFTQKVNKKMYRAGMAAIFSQLAREGRLAVVDSLKVESPKTKLLAQKFKAMGLDSVLVIADEVDENLYLASRNLANVLVVEPRYADPLSLVHYKKVLVTKAAIEQLKEMLA
- the rplC gene encoding 50S ribosomal protein L3, whose translation is MSLSNRLGLLGRKVGMMRIFTDDGDAVPVTVLDVSNNRVTQVKTVETDGYCALQVAFGVRKASRVNKPEAGHYAKAGVEAGEVLKEFRVPAEVAAEYKPGAQLPVTLFSVGQKVDVQGTSIGKGFAGTIKRHNFGSQRASHGNSRSHNVPGSISMAQDPGRVFPGKKMSGHLGDETVSIQNLDIVRIDEARQLLLVKGAVPGAKGGHVVVRPAVKVKAKKGAQ
- the rpsJ gene encoding 30S ribosomal protein S10, which codes for MQKQKIRIRLKAFDYKLIDQSALEIVDTAKRTGAIVKGPVPLPTRLQRFDILRSPHVNKTSRDQFEIRTHQRLMDIVDPTDKTVDALMKLDLPAGVDVEIKLQ
- the tuf gene encoding elongation factor Tu — protein: MAKGKFERTKPHVNVGTIGHVDHGKTTLTAAITTVLSTKFGGEAKGYDQIDAAPEEKARGITINTAHVEYETASRHYAHVDCPGHADYVKNMITGAAQMDGAILVVSAADGPMPQTREHILLARQVGVPYIIVFLNKCDMVDDAELLELVEMEVRELLSKYDFPGDDTPIIKGSAKLALEGDKGELGEQAIMKLAEALDTYIPTPERAVDGTFLMPVEDVFSISGRGTVVTGRVERGVIKVGDEIEIVGLRATQKTTCTGVEMFRKLLDQGQAGDNVGILLRGTKREEVERGQVLAKPGTITPHTHFTAEVYVLSKEEGGRHTPFFNNYRPQFYFRTTDVTGAVELPKDKEMVMPGDNVTITVKLIAPIAMEEGLRFAIREGGRTVGAGVVAKIIE